The Papaver somniferum cultivar HN1 unplaced genomic scaffold, ASM357369v1 unplaced-scaffold_107, whole genome shotgun sequence genome includes a region encoding these proteins:
- the LOC113327926 gene encoding uncharacterized protein LOC113327926 yields MRTAVKAQVVADFLADFPLSDEDEVEDIPGMEEYREDPADLLEASSPTRWEFFVNGSLNKDGSVLGLVFTTPEGMKIVHSFRLEFKETNNVTEYEAVIHALSIVVEMGLQDVRLTSDSQLAIRQITDKYAIHEPILQKYWELAQFYIDQIPNIKFRHIISKDNRHSDALSYIASRLTDPTVEGIRVVRLLTPSIPEVP; encoded by the coding sequence ATGAGAACAGCGGTAAAAGCACAAGTTGTGGCAGATTTCCTGGCGGATTTTCCATTAAGTGACGAAGACGAGGTCGAAGATATCCCGGGAATGGAGGAATATCGGGAGGATCCAGCCGACCTACTGGAGGCGAGCAGCCCGACACGATGGGAATTTTTCGTAAATGGATCATTGAACAAAGATGGATCAGTCCTTGGGCTAGTCTTCACCACACCTGAAGGAATGAAGATAGTCCACTCATTTCGATTGGAGTTTAAAGAAACGAACAATGTTACAGAGTACGAGGCGGTGATCCATGCTCTAAGTATAGTCGTTGAAATGGGACTACAGGATGTGAGACTGACTAGTGACTCGCAGCTGGCAATCCGACAAATTACCGACAAATATGCTATCCATGAACCGATTTTGCAAAAGTATTGGGAACTTGCCCAATTTTACATCGACCAGATCCCCAACATCAAATTTCGTCACATAATAAGCAAAGACAACCGACATTCCGACGCTTTGTCATACATAGCGTCTCGGTTAACGGATCCTACTGTGGAAGGCATCCGAGTCGTGAGGCTTCTTACACCCTCAATACCAGAGGTACCATAA